GCCTTGAAACGGCCAGACGATGTCCCACTCAACCTCTCTCCCAGCAAGCGGGCGTGTGCCTCCCCGTCGGCCCAGGTGGAGGGCGGCCCTGTGGCAGGCTCCGATGGCAGCCAGGTGAGCTGAGGTGGCAAGGAGCAGGTGGCAGATGAGTTGGGGCTGGGCAGCCGTGACCTTCCTCTCCCCACACAGCCTGCCCTGAAGCTGGAGCCCCTGCACTTCCTGCAGTGCCACAGCAAGAACAACAGCCCTCAGGACCTCGAGACCCAGCTGTGGGCCTGTGCCTTCGAGCCAGCCTGGGAGGAGGGTACATGGTGGCGGGCAGGCGGGGCAAGGGCTGCTGGAAATGGGGCCGCCTGGATGGGTGGGGGATCAGGAGACAGAGCTTAAAAGGCACCATCAagtctgggaggaggaggctgcagggaggacTTGGATGGGAAGTGTCTCTGCTCATCTGACCTCTCAAAACCGGGCACTCAGGGGCCACATCCCAGACCGTGGCCACGTGCGGCGGGGAGGCCGTGTGTGTGATTGACTGCCAGACAGGCATCGTGCTCCACAAGTACAAGGCGCCCGGCGAGGTGAGTGCAGGGCAGGGGTGCCCAACTGACTCCTGCATAGCAGCATGGGGATGGGTGCAGGCTTGGCCCCCTGCCCAGTGGCCTTTTTCTTTCATGCTGGGGCTCCCTCCCCCAGGCCCGGACCTGCCCGTGTGTTCACACCAATAGCTCTGCCCCAGTGACTGTTTCCTCTAACCCCCGCCCAGGAGTTCTTTTCTGTGGCCTGGACCGCCCTGATGGTGGTCACACAGGCCGGCCACAAGAAGCGCTGGAGTGTGCTGGCAGCCGCAGGCCTGCGGGGCCTGGTCCGGCTACTGCACGTGCGTGCCGGCTTCTGCTGCGGGGTCATTCGGGCCCACAAGAAGGCCATCGCCACCCTGTGCTTCAGCCCTGCCCATGAGACCCACCTCTTCAGTAAGCCCCTCCCCTTCACCCCTGGGACCCCCAAGCACCCCTGTCCTGCTGCCCCAGTGGCCTCCGCGCTCTCCTCCCTGGGATGGCTGGGAGCTCAGGCGCCTGCCGGGCCCCAGGCTGCACTGCTCCCACTCTAGCTTTGGCAGGAAGCCATGGCACTTCAACCCTGGCTTTATCCACAGCCTGCTCTGTGGCCTTGGAGTTTCCCAAGTTTGGGCCACTCTGTCCCCTGTCAGTGACCTGGGGGGATGCTCCTGCCCCCAGGTGTGGTGCCCCCTGGCAAGGGAGATGGATGAGCTACAGGAGATGGCTGCTGGAGCCACCGCATCAGGTTACAGCGAGGAGACAGGGATTGTAGGCCCAGGAGTGTTCTGTCTCCTAGCCTcggccctccctccctgcctcggTGACCGCGGGCTCAGCCTCGTATGCAGCCAGCAGGAGGGAGCAAGGCCACCTCAGGGCCACCTCTCCCCTGCCCCACTCCCTCCTCAGCGGCCTCCTATGACAAGCGGATCATCCTCTGGGACATTGGGATGCCCAACCAGGACTACGAATTCCAGGCCAGGTGATGCTTCGGGCGAGGCTGGGGAGTGGCCAGCTGCTGGGGCAGGGACACCTTGGTCCAGGGCTGACGCTCTGCTCCCTCTCACCCACCGGCAGCCAGCTGCTCACACTGGACACCACCTCCATCCCTCTGCGCCTCTGCCCTGTCGCCTCCTGCCCGGACGCCCGCCTGCTGGCCGGCTGCGagggtggctgctgctgctgggatGTGCGGCTGGACCAGCCCCAGAAGAGGAGGTGAGGCTGGGCAGGGGGCGCCTTGGAAGCCAGGTCTCTGCACAGGGTGACTATTGGCCCAGATGGGctcagaacagcctgggcacaCTCGGGCAACCATAAGAGTTGTTTTCAGGGGCCTCTTCATGGAACTGGCCTGTCCTACCTTCCTGCCAGGCTCGGGAGGAAAGGACTGTGACCCTGCCCTCACCCTGGGTTCCGCTGTGGGACTGGGCCATGATGGCCTCCCCTTCACCTGGGGCTTCCGCACCATGCTGTGCCCGTGATCCAGCCACTCCTGCCACTCAGCAGCAGCCTGACGGTCCTCTGTGCAAGCGCAATGTTTTCATCTGTAAAGCGGGGCCAGTGGCTAGCGGAGGGCAGGGGAGGCCGTGTCTGGGCAGGCAGGCTTTGGAAATGCCACGTTGAGGCTTTGTGGCTCATCTGTCCCTCCTGGAAAGCCTCTGAGACAGGGCTTGGCAAGGGGTCCCTGTCCTCTTGGGGCCACCAACCTACTGGGGAAGACAGACGCTAAGCAAAGGTGGCCCATCAAAATCCCACAGTGTGATGCCAGCTACgaaggagagggaaaaagagtAACGGGCAGGGGGACACTAGCGTGAGGGCCTCAAGGGACTGCTGAGGTGACCAGCAGCAGATGGATATTCTGGGGCTCACGCTTTCCCCCCTGGGAGCCTGGCGAGGGAGTCAGCAGGCAGAGTGCGGGAAGGTGCTCGCATGGAGGGAACAGTATATGCAAAGATCAGTGGCAGGTCAGCTGGCTGGTCTGCTTGGCCATGTGGCCACAGCTGGGTGGACTCAGCCCACAGCGAGGTGGCAAGGGTGCCTGGGCAGGGCACGCCAGGCTTTGTCAGCCACAGTAAGctttgcatttctattttttatttactttttagttgagatggagtcttcctcttgtcacccaggctggagtacagtggtttgatctcggctcactgcaacctccactgccagggtccaagcgatcctcctgcctcagcctcccaagtagctgggattacaggtgcacgccaccaggcctgacgatttttttttttttttttttttttttgagacggagttctgctcttgttgcccaggctggagtacaatgacacaatcttggctcactgcaacctccacccgcctgggttcaagcaattcttctgcctcagccacctgagtagctgggattacaggcgtgagccaacacgcccggctaatttttgtattttaatagagatggggtttcgtcatgttggccaggctggtcttgaactcctgacctcaggtgatccacccacctaaggtgatccacccgcctcagcctcccaaagtgccaggattacagacgtgagccattgcactggccaatttttgtctttttaatagagatggggtttcgccatgttggccgggctggtctcgagctcctgacctcaggtgatccacccgcctcagcctcccaaagtgctgggattacaggcataagccaccgcccTGGGCCAAGATTTGGATTTTTAGCCTACCTACAACAAAGAGCCCAGGAGGAGCTTCCACACAGCAGCGCTGTGCTGAACGGAGCAGCAGGGCCCTTGGTGGCAGCGGCGGTAGTTATGGGCTTATCTTTCTCACCAGCAGCCCCTgggctgcctcctccctccctgcccgtGTGCCTGGTCCCCATGTCTAAGACGCTTCTTCTCATGCCCTCTGCCCAACTGGCTCAGGCCTGGCCCATGGTTAGCTGCTGGGCCACCCTCCTGGCTCCAGGCCAGTCTCCGAGTCAGGTAGCTGCCGGGACACTTCTCCAAGCAGACACTCCCACACGCTCTCAGCTCTGCAACATTCAGCAGCCATTCCCGTCTTTAGAGTCAGAGCAGATACCCCCAACAGCCCCCTGGGCCATGGCCTGGAAATACCTGCCCTACTTGGCTGCCAGGAGGGCCCCTGCTCATCTCACACTCGGTCCCAGAAGCACCGGCTCGCTTCAGAGCCTGTTCAGACCACCTGGCCTAGTCCTGTCCTGGAAGAGCCACCCCCTCGTGCCTCTGGGTCACTACTTGTGACTTGGGACACTCAGGTGCTGGCTCCCCCTTCCAGGGCAAACTGAACCTTCCTGGGGCCAAGAATGTATCTCTTTGGTGGCATCTTCTGTGCCGCCTTCACACAGGGCAGGGTCCCCAGCAGGTGCCCTGCAGATTCCCCGGGTGAGCAGGCAGCTCTCTATCTGCAAGGAATGGCCAACCAGCATCTCCCGCTGCCCCACAGGGTGTGTGAAGTGGAATTCGTCTTCTCTGAGGGCTCCGAGGCATCTGGACGGAGAGTGGATGGGCTGGCATTTGTGAATGAGGACGTCGTGGGTGAGTGAGCCCAGCTCGCGGGACAGCCTGGCCTCTGGGCACACAGATGGGCCACTTGTCCCCAGGCTGGGCTTCTGATGATCTCTAGTGGGAGGAGGTGTCCGGGAGGGGCCACTCTGCACAGCTCTCCCTTCTCCCCCACAGCCTCCAAGGGGAGCGGCCTGGGTACCATCTGCCTGTGGAGCTGGAGGCAGACGTGGGGGGGCCGGGGTAGCCAGTCCACGGTGGCAGTAGTGGTCCTGGCACGGCTGCAGTGGTCACCCACCGAGTTGGCCTACTTCTCGCTCAGCGCCTGCCCTGGTgagcccgcctgcctgcctgcccacccCGTCCCCTCAGGGCCTCTGGGAGCTCTGCCCCGATTCAGGCTCCACCTCTGTCCTGACAGATAAGGGGATCGTGCTCTGTGGGGATGAGGAGGGTAATGTGTGGCTCTACGATGTCAGCAACATCCTGAAGCAGCCACCCCCGCTGCCGGCAGCCCCGCAGGCCCCCACGCAGGTACCGCCCGGCTCATCCTGCCCAGGCTTGGGCTGGCAAGGCATCAGGGACCCTGCCTTTGGTCAGcagcagcccagcccagccctcctctctccccccaCCAGATCCTGAAGTGgccccagccctgggcccttggCCAGGCGGTGACCAAGACCATGGTGAACACGGTGGTGGCCAATGCTTCCTTCACCTACCTCACCGCCCTGACGGACTCCAACATCGTAGCCATCTGGGGGAGGCTGTAGCCTCACACCATCGCAAAGGACCAGGGACACAGCTAACTTATTCAGTTTTGGGCCgatgggggtggggggtctttctatcagtgaatatttttattaaactctCTACTGTGGACAAGAAGCCTGTGGAAAGGTGTTTCGAGTTATGCGGGAAAAAGTGTTCCTGCTTTGATTGACAGGCAGGCCCAGGAGCTGAGGCTTCTAGAGCAGAGACTCATGGGAGCTCATGGGTTTGCACACTTCCCTCCGGCTCAGCACTGCCTCCCCAGCAGACCCTGGGCTCCGGAGCTTTGGTCCAGAATGAATTCATCCCCGCCAACCGGAGGCCCCTGAAACAGGTCATCTGCCTGCATCAAGCCTGACCATCCATTTGCTTGTGAAGTCACCGCTGCTCAAGTCCACATCCAGGTCTCTTCCGCCATCCTTTATTAGGAATATAAAACCTAATCTATGTACGGGATACGTTGGTGTCAGGGTGAGGGGTGGTCACAAGGCGGGCCATGGCTGGGACTGGCCGCTCTCCTCGGCATAGTGCCTGGAGCGGAGGGTCACGCGCAGGTAGGAACTGGGCTCACAGGCTGAGCAGAGCCCCCTCTGGCCCCTACTCAATTCCTTCCTGCTTGTCTTTGATGGCCAcctgggagagaggaagaaggcgGAGACTGAGTTGGAACGGCTGGGGCAAGGACGCTGGGGAAACAAGCCCAGCATCCCCTGGCCAGGCCCTTCCTGGAGGGCAGCCATGGGCCACACTCCCCAGGACAGTGGAGCAACTGAAGAACCCTCCCAGCTGGCCCAGTCCAGCCGTTCTCTATGGCAGCCCAGGCAGGAGTCAGGGGCCACGGGCTTCCTGGGGAGCAGATGACTCAACACACTGAAATCCCCCAAGCTGTGGCTCTTTCCCCTCTAAACTGTTATAGACTCCCAGGCGCCCTGCCGGGAACAGGCATGGGCCACCCTGGGGTGAGCTGCCTCCCAGACAGAGGCCTGGAAGGACCAGGCCTTGCCAACCACAGATAAGGGATGTAGAAGAGCACCCCCAAAGGACAGCAGCTCCCCGCCCCGATCCGGCTCACAGCACATGAGGGGACCCTGCCGCGCTACGGAAGTCCCATGGGGCAGGCAAGCCGCAGGCCTGGACTCCACAACCTCAGTCCACACGTCCTGAAGCCTGTGGTGGAAGTCCCTGCCCTTCCATGAGCACCGCCTCTCCCCCAAGACCTCCGAAGAAACAGGCTAGGGCTGTCCCAGGCATGGGCACATGGGCCGGTGTCCAGCCCACGCCGCCCGCCCCTCCGGGCCCCGCCCTCACCCGGAAGCGCTCCTCCAGCAGGGACAGCTCGCTGATGAGGTCGGTGATGGCGTTGGTGAAGGCTTCCTGGGGGCTGTAGTCCGGCGTGGTCTGCACTCGGATGATGATCTTGTGCTCCAAGGGGTGGGGGACTTTGTAGCCAGCAAATAGCACCTGTGGGTCCTTTAGGAGTTGTCTGCGGTCCAGGGACAGACAGTGTGAAGGGCTAGCCTCATGCCCTCGGGGCTCAGGCCCAAGCTGGGTGGCAGCCAGCTCAGAGCAGAACAGACTTTCTAGACAAAAATCCAACCCCccaatttttttccccaaaagtctTCAAGTAAAGTAATGCTTTTAGGAAGATAACTCATGTGGGAACACCCtacccgccacacacacacacataacaccCTGCATCCATGATGTTGAAGGACACACACACGGTCCCCCACACCCCCCACATCCATGAGGCTGAAGGACCCAAGCTGGAAACGGATTCCAGCAACCTCTTCCCACAGGGAACCGCAGTGCTGGCAGAGAGATCTCCTAGGCAGCGAATGTCCAGACAGTGTTCAGTGACTCAGGCCCAAAAAGCCCAAAAAGCATCCACACAGCAAATAAAGGCAGCAAGGAGAGGAGGGCCCAGGCTCTGAGCAGTGAGTGGAATGGAAATGCAACTCAGTCCTCCGAGCAGCACAGCTGCCGGCGGCTGGCCACGCACACTGGATGGGGCTGTGTCGCGTACTGTGCCCTGGGCACACTGGGGTCTCCTCTAGAGCAGCTCAGAGTGGTGTGAGCACCACGAGGGGGACCCATGCATAGCTGGCAACACTGGGCTCAAGAGCAGGGGAGCAGCAGGGCCCCAGGAGAGCTTGGGTGCCCCACTGGCTGGGCTCCGGGCAAGAGTCCTCCATCCCTGTGCCCGACCACACCAGGAGACTGGGCAGACCCCACTCACAGGGAAACGCCTGGCTTCGCTGGTGGCACCAGAGGGAAGAGCCAAGTCTACAGGAAAATGACAAGTCCCTGGGCCAGAGTGGCCGTCACATCCCTGACCGACCACCTGGCTAGGACCTCACTGGTGTAAATGAACATCCACCAACTAATGCAGGGCACCCATCAGGGGCACTGGAACGCCACAGAACTCTcctacttctttctcttgttaaatAGAAGTTCTAGTCTCTGCCACATACATCTTAGAGTCCCAGGTGGCACTGAGGTCACAGACAGGTGGCATGAAGGAAGCTAATCTTGACTGCTTTTCAATGCCCCTTAGCATGAACAACACACAGGCCTACTGTGCTGGAATCTGCTGCTCATTCATTTATAGAATGTGCACTTAACAGTGAACGTAAGgccgggcgcagcagctcacatctgtaatcccagcactttgggaagccggcaggtggatcatctgaggtcaggagttcaagaccagcttggccaacatggtgaacccccatctctactaaaaatacaaaattagctgggcatcgtagcatgtgcctgtagtcccagctactagggaggctgaagcaggacaatcacttgaacctgggaggcggaggttgcagtgagccaagattgcgccactgcactccagcctggacgacaagagcgaaaactccgtctcgagaaaaaaaaaaacaaaaaaaaagtgaatgtaaATGCACATGTTCATCTACAGAATAAGCCACTACAGAAGCATGGCTTATGTGAAGACATGGAGGTCAGTGTCATTTTGATAAAAAGGTACCAagatgctgggtgcagtggctcaagcctgtaatcccagcactttgggaggccgagacgggcggatcacgaggtcaggagatcgagaccatcctggctaacacggtgaaaccccgtctctactaaaaaatacaaaaaactagcagggcgaagtggtgggtgcctgtagtcccagctactcaggaggctgaggcaggagaatggcataaacccgggaggcggagcttgcagtgagctgagatccggccactgcactccagcctgggtgacagagcaagactccgtctcaaaaaaaaaaaaaaaaaaaaaaaaaaaaaggtaccaagATTATAAAATGCCCACAGCAAGCCCCCAGAAGGACCTCCTGTAGCTCAGAGAGACTGAGAAAGATCTTGGAACTTGTGCTTTGCCCAGAGGGGCCCATTAAACACAGCCCATGAGAGCCTGTGATGGGAAACTTACGATTTAATGATGTTTCCCAGTGTGTGGTCTTCTTTGTTGATGGTGAATAAACAGGCATTGGGTACCTTGGTGTCCTTGTTAATGGTGATCCTAGGAAGATGCAGAGGCCACAGATGAGGGGCAGGggctcccctcctcccaccctgagTCTAAATCCTGCCtcctcctggccaggtgcggtggctcgtgcctgtaatcccaacactttgggaagctgaggtggatagatgacctgaggtcagaagttcaagaccagcctgcccaacatggcaaaaccctgtctgtactaaaaatacaaaaaaaaaaaaaattagctgagtgtggtggtccatgcctgtagtaCTGGCtacttggggagactgaggcaggaaaataacttgaacctgggaggcggagttgcagtgagccgagatcacgccactgcactccagcctgggcaacagagggactctgtatcaaaaatataaaaataaaggctgggcgcagtggctcacgcctgtaatctcagcactttgggaggccgagacgggcggatcacgaggtcaggagatcaagaccatcctggctaacacgttgaaatctcatctctactaaaaatacaaaaaatagccaggagtggtggctgctgcctgtaatcccagctactcgggaggttgaggcaggagaatggcatgaaccaaggaggcagagcttgcagcaagactccgacaaaaaaaaaaaaaaaaatatatatatatatatatattttcctatgtatatatatatccctatatatataggaaaacaagctctgcctcctcctgaagacctttctcaatttcttcatcccATAAAGACCTCGCCAACCCGGTCCCCTACTTCCTGCTACCCCAGATCTATGGAACTTTGGCCttttctgaattcctttttttttttttttttttgtagagatggggttttgctttgttgtcctggctggtcttgaactcctcgcctCAATTGATCcctcctgctgcccaggctggagtgcagtggtgtgatcctagctcactgcagcctccaactcctcggctaaagtgctcctcccaccttagcctcctgagtagctgggaccacaggtgcacatcatcaTGCCTGCCCTGTTCCTTTTTTCCAAGGTGGTTTCTCCACGTTGACACCACACACATTTTAGGGTGCATAATTCTTTCCTGTGGGGTGCTGTCTTGTGGACATTGTAGGACATCAGCAGCATTCCTGACCTCTATCCAGTAAATTCTAGTCATAACCCCTTTGACAACCAATAATGTTCCCAGTTATTGCCAAATGACCCTTGTGGGGTCAAATGGTCCCCAGTTGAGTCTGCTCTAAAGGAGGCCTAAGTGGCTGGCAAGGGCCACACCCAGACCTCTGCACGGCAACCTGGGAACAGTAAGAGCCAATGGTTATGAGGTCTTCCAGGTGCTGAGCTTTGGACCAAGAGCTTTACACAAATTACCTcatccaattatttttattttgagacag
This Macaca mulatta isolate MMU2019108-1 chromosome 3, T2T-MMU8v2.0, whole genome shotgun sequence DNA region includes the following protein-coding sequences:
- the LRWD1 gene encoding leucine-rich repeat and WD repeat-containing protein 1 isoform X1 produces the protein MATLGPEEEAEKAQADFVKSAVRDVRYGPESLSEFTQWRVRMISEELVASSRTQVHEADSPEKPPEAGAAHKPRARLAALKRPDDVPLNLSPSKRACASPSAQVEGGPVAGSDGSQPALKLEPLHFLQCHSKNNSPQDLETQLWACAFEPAWEEGATSQTVATCGGEAVCVIDCQTGIVLHKYKAPGEEFFSVAWTALMVVTQAGHKKRWSVLAAAGLRGLVRLLHVRAGFCCGVIRAHKKAIATLCFSPAHETHLFTASYDKRIILWDIGMPNQDYEFQASQLLTLDTTSIPLRLCPVASCPDARLLAGCEGGCCCWDVRLDQPQKRRVCEVEFVFSEGSEASGRRVDGLAFVNEDVVASKGSGLGTICLWSWRQTWGGRGSQSTVAVVVLARLQWSPTELAYFSLSACPDKGIVLCGDEEGNVWLYDVSNILKQPPPLPAAPQAPTQILKWPQPWALGQAVTKTMVNTVVANASFTYLTALTDSNIVAIWGRL
- the LRWD1 gene encoding leucine-rich repeat and WD repeat-containing protein 1, producing MGPLSARLLMQRGRPKSDRLGKIRSLDLSGLELLSEHLDPKLLCRLTQLQELDLSNNQLETLPDNLGLSHLRVLRCANNQLGDVTALCQFPKLEELSLEGNPFLTVNDNLKVSFLLPTLRKVNGKDASSTYSQVENLNRELTSRVTAHWEKFMATLGPEEEAEKAQADFVKSAVRDVRYGPESLSEFTQWRVRMISEELVASSRTQVHEADSPEKPPEAGAAHKPRARLAALKRPDDVPLNLSPSKRACASPSAQVEGGPVAGSDGSQPALKLEPLHFLQCHSKNNSPQDLETQLWACAFEPAWEEGATSQTVATCGGEAVCVIDCQTGIVLHKYKAPGEEFFSVAWTALMVVTQAGHKKRWSVLAAAGLRGLVRLLHVRAGFCCGVIRAHKKAIATLCFSPAHETHLFTASYDKRIILWDIGMPNQDYEFQASQLLTLDTTSIPLRLCPVASCPDARLLAGCEGGCCCWDVRLDQPQKRRVCEVEFVFSEGSEASGRRVDGLAFVNEDVVASKGSGLGTICLWSWRQTWGGRGSQSTVAVVVLARLQWSPTELAYFSLSACPDKGIVLCGDEEGNVWLYDVSNILKQPPPLPAAPQAPTQILKWPQPWALGQAVTKTMVNTVVANASFTYLTALTDSNIVAIWGRL
- the POLR2J gene encoding DNA-directed RNA polymerase II subunit RPB11-a isoform X2 — protein: MNAPPAFESFLLFEGEKKITINKDTKVPNACLFTINKEDHTLGNIIKSQLLKDPQVLFAGYKVPHPLEHKIIIRVQTTPDYSPQEAFTNAITDLISELSLLEERFRVRAGPGGAGGVAIKDKQEGIE
- the POLR2J gene encoding DNA-directed RNA polymerase II subunit RPB11-a isoform X4 gives rise to the protein MNAPPAFESFLLFEGEKKQLLKDPQVLFAGYKVPHPLEHKIIIRVQTTPDYSPQEAFTNAITDLISELSLLEERFRVRAGPGGAGGVAIKDKQEGIE
- the POLR2J gene encoding DNA-directed RNA polymerase II subunit RPB11-a isoform X3 produces the protein MNAPPAFESFLLFEGEKKITINKDTKVPNACLFTINKEDHTLGNIIKSQLLKDPQVLFAGYKVPHPLEHKIIIRVQTTPDYSPQEAFTNAITDLISELSLLEERFRVAIKDKQEGIE
- the POLR2J gene encoding DNA-directed RNA polymerase II subunit RPB11-a isoform X5 yields the protein MNAPPAFESFLLFEGEKKQLLKDPQVLFAGYKVPHPLEHKIIIRVQTTPDYSPQEAFTNAITDLISELSLLEERFRVAIKDKQEGIE
- the POLR2J gene encoding DNA-directed RNA polymerase II subunit RPB11-a isoform X1, yielding MNAPPAFESFLLFEGEKKITINKDTKVPNACLFTINKEDHTLGNIIKSQLLKDPQVLFAGYKVPHPLEHKIIIRVQTTPDYSPQEAFTNAITDLISELSLLEERFRVRAGPGGAGGVGWTPAHVPMPGTALACFFGGLGGEAVLMEGQGLPPQASGRVD